The Sphingomonas alpina genome has a segment encoding these proteins:
- a CDS encoding RNA polymerase sigma factor, whose amino-acid sequence MSDPVLNRPSPDPERDLAAWVTSYGPGLRRFFSRRAHDADVDDLVQDVFMRLQAVQLNAPIDNVERYLFTIARNVLISRYRRGKIRFHSLHEGYEDAPEMADDMSPERIVIGRQEYSRAVEVILNLPPRARAAFLFHRFENMTYQAIAARMGISKESVKELMHRAIVRISQEMGGDA is encoded by the coding sequence ATGTCGGACCCTGTTTTGAACAGGCCTTCGCCTGACCCGGAGCGCGACCTCGCGGCGTGGGTGACGAGCTATGGTCCGGGCTTGCGACGTTTCTTCAGTCGCCGTGCCCATGATGCCGATGTCGATGACCTGGTGCAGGATGTCTTCATGCGGCTGCAGGCCGTCCAGCTGAATGCGCCGATCGACAATGTCGAACGCTATCTGTTCACGATCGCGCGCAATGTGCTGATCAGCCGGTACCGCCGCGGCAAGATCCGATTCCATTCCCTTCATGAAGGGTATGAGGACGCGCCCGAGATGGCGGACGATATGTCGCCCGAGCGGATCGTGATCGGGCGGCAGGAATATTCGCGCGCCGTCGAGGTGATCCTCAACCTTCCCCCGCGCGCTCGCGCGGCATTCCTGTTCCATCGGTTCGAGAACATGACGTATCAGGCCATTGCTGCCCGAATGGGTATTTCCAAGGAATCGGTCAAGGAACTGATGCACCGCGCCATTGTCCGCATCTCGCAAGAGATGGGAGGCGACGCATGA
- a CDS encoding FecR family protein, translating into MSAGAQSNNDALRSEATYWFNLKRSGDMTARDERIFLSWLDRAPAHRNAYEELERYWAILGSVAQDPEIMAALEQDGEFYDRPSWWPRLAVAAAALLLAVTAGWAAIDSGLLGLGIGAGQAEQQYAQTFETGVGERTLVTLPDGSHVTLDADSEMRVDDMRSKRAIALLRGRAFFRVAPDRNRPFIVSANGKNVRAVGTEFAVRIDQDKVVVTLVEGKVRVDEVKASRGPSHRADMTAGAQLVARADEDWSIDRVDMAKETSWLQGRLTFLRDPLSSVITEMNRYSDKKIVFSGGAVPDTRIVGVFKMGDVDSLAKGLEMNGLARITADTDKEIQLSPR; encoded by the coding sequence ATGAGCGCGGGGGCCCAGTCCAACAACGACGCGTTGCGATCGGAGGCGACCTATTGGTTCAACCTCAAGCGTTCGGGTGACATGACCGCGCGCGACGAGCGCATCTTCCTGTCATGGCTCGATCGCGCGCCGGCGCATCGCAACGCGTATGAGGAGCTCGAGCGATACTGGGCCATCCTGGGATCGGTCGCACAGGATCCGGAGATCATGGCGGCCCTGGAACAGGATGGCGAGTTCTACGACCGGCCGTCATGGTGGCCCCGGCTCGCGGTGGCCGCCGCTGCGCTTCTCCTGGCCGTGACCGCCGGGTGGGCGGCGATCGATTCCGGCCTGTTGGGGTTGGGGATCGGCGCCGGACAGGCCGAGCAGCAATATGCGCAGACGTTTGAAACCGGGGTAGGCGAGCGGACTCTGGTGACCTTGCCCGATGGATCGCATGTCACACTCGATGCCGACAGCGAGATGCGGGTCGATGACATGCGCAGCAAGCGCGCCATCGCGCTGCTGCGCGGCCGGGCTTTTTTCCGCGTCGCGCCGGACCGCAATCGCCCCTTCATCGTTTCTGCCAATGGCAAGAATGTGCGCGCGGTCGGGACCGAATTTGCCGTCCGGATCGACCAGGACAAGGTCGTGGTTACCCTGGTCGAAGGCAAGGTCCGGGTCGATGAGGTCAAGGCATCGCGCGGACCCAGCCACCGCGCGGACATGACGGCCGGCGCTCAGCTCGTGGCGCGCGCCGATGAGGACTGGTCGATCGATCGCGTCGATATGGCGAAGGAGACGAGCTGGCTTCAGGGGCGGCTGACCTTCCTGCGTGATCCGCTTTCAAGCGTGATCACGGAGATGAATCGCTATTCGGACAAGAAGATCGTGTTCAGCGGGGGTGCCGTGCCGGACACCCGGATCGTCGGTGTCTTCAAGATGGGCGATGTCGACAGCCTGGCCAAGGGGCTGGAGATGAATGGCCTGGCGCGGATAACGGCCGACACTGACAAGGAAATTCAGCTCTCGCCAAGATGA